A window of Amaranthus tricolor cultivar Red isolate AtriRed21 chromosome 8, ASM2621246v1, whole genome shotgun sequence genomic DNA:
TTTTCTACACGGGTCAATAGGAAACAACCGTACACTAACAATGATAAGGTTATGTACTCGTGTGTGACCGTCAATTTTCAGTATAAGTGGAGTCACTTATTGACATTCTGGTAATAAAATGTTAATGTATTATTTGGTTTTCATATTGTAAAATTAAATGGTTTGTGGATCCATTAATGAATTTGATAGGAATAGATATGTTGTTTTTAATAGTCTAAGGCTTTCAGCTAGGTCGAACAGCTCGTTTGGTTATCATACTAATTGGTGGTTAATGAGAATGATTTCTAGTGTAAATTTTTCGtaatatgtatcatgtcatttcatgaaagtttgatcataaaaaaattttttgttcacaattttccattgCCACCTAATGTCACATGGTAATGCAATTGTTAGAGGAGAATAAACATTAGTACATGGCCATtcctatcaaaattacactaatttttcattatcattcccactatttagtaccgattaccaaacggGTTGTAAGGGTTTAAGCAATCATACAGTATGCAATGTGCTTTGTAATCATTCTTACTAGTTACTAAGGCTCTCCCAAGATGTATTTGAAGAAGTTTTATTGCCATGTACAAGAACTGCCCAGTGCTACAATTTTCTTGGCCACATTGTCTTCAGATATCAATTATCATGCTAAGTGCTCATTTTAGGGCTTGGTTTTTCAGTGTCTGCATTGTCAGACTATAGGAATGTCGAATGAGATGGGAGTATCTGCATTTCCGTTCCTGTGTAAATCAGTATGGAAGACTTTTATTTGTGATCATGAATAGGACTTTTCATGCACACCACCTACACACTATTCATGGCGAGTAGGACTTTTCATACCCATACGGCCATACCCACCCACTACCCACCAAAATCATACCCATACCTGCTCCAACTGGGACGGATGCGGTGCGAAACCCATATAATTTTACCCGCGTGCCAGTGATATATTGTTACTTGTTTACACCTTGTAGATGGCCTAGGACTCTGAGCATGTCAAAATCCCTTTGTGATCTTCAGCTGGAATTACGGTGTCAATCTGAAAGTTCGAATGATCATGCGAAATCAGAATTTGCTAATGGGCGTGAAATGTTCATCCCAACAACACCAGCAGTTAAAGAATCGCTGAGAAAGCAAAAACGACAAAAGATTGTAAGCAGAGAAAATGCAGATGCGGTAAATGAATCTATAACTGATTATGCAATTATGAAATCTGCTGAAACGGTTAATGGCTTTCAACACGAGGAGATATCAGTCACAACTTCTGTCTCATCGGCAAAAGATGAAAATGTAGACGAGGCTAGCACCCCCGATCTTAAAGTTAATGAAAATTCCGTTGTTTTAGGAGGTTTGGTGTACACTACCCTAAACACAGGAAACTTTCCAAACCCAACAGAATTATCGAGCTTAGATGAGAAATTTCTGGCTAAGCGGTGTGGTCTTGGGTATAGAGCTGGTCGAATACTGAAACTTGCACAGGGTGTTATTCAAGGGACAATCCAACTCGACCAACTTGAAGCGTTCTGCATGGAAACTAGCTTATCGAACTACAAAACTGTGGATGACAAGCTCAAACAAATCGAGGGATACGGTCCTTTCACACGCGGAAATGTACTGATGTGCTTAGGGTTTTATAATGTTGTCCCTACGGATTCAGAAACTATTAGGCATTTGAAACAGGTCGGACTTCTTTCTTTTATACTACATTACCCCTATCGGAGAAATTAGCTTATCTTGACCATTTTGTCGATGCAGGTTCATGGGAGAACGACAACTATTCAGAAAGTTCAAGAAGTTGTAGAAGCGATGTATAGAAGATATGAACCGTATCAATTCTTGGCATACTGGtatttacacaaattcttatttagtctgttaaagtgatcaattagagaaatgagctaattatattagtccgtctcatacaagacgagttgtTTCTTCTTATAAGTGAAGGGgtttaattttgtttgtatacattcattctaaaatatttcCATGGTGTGTCTTTAGGTGGGAAATATGGAAATTCTATGAGG
This region includes:
- the LOC130821329 gene encoding uncharacterized protein LOC130821329; the protein is MEDTPEKQSNHHKINNNPSISFVDIKLPLEESNSTFNLENAVCSHGLFLMAPNQWDPQTKSLIRPLRLSLSINGNACSDSALVRISSGQSSDEVFIRVYGKQWLSAEEKEAVVEQVKRMLRLSEREEIKVREFQELHTQAKKMGFGRVFRSPTLFEDMVKAILFCNCQWPRTLSMSKSLCDLQLELRCQSESSNDHAKSEFANGREMFIPTTPAVKESLRKQKRQKIVSRENADAVNESITDYAIMKSAETVNGFQHEEISVTTSVSSAKDENVDEASTPDLKVNENSVVLGGLVYTTLNTGNFPNPTELSSLDEKFLAKRCGLGYRAGRILKLAQGVIQGTIQLDQLEAFCMETSLSNYKTVDDKLKQIEGYGPFTRGNVLMCLGFYNVVPTDSETIRHLKQVHGRTTTIQKVQEVVEAMYRRYEPYQFLAYWWEIWKFYEEHFGKFSEMASSDYKLITASNMRPRKKIKSPGSS